The Methanolacinia petrolearia DSM 11571 genome has a segment encoding these proteins:
- a CDS encoding tetratricopeptide repeat protein — MFSKYRVLYVDYDTNRLSVRLPDEQKFIPAAAAEIEKLMDYAHLLEEGDMEICEPSEISPEEFIEGINRFSAPSMRSYSKFHHPSDGFFSVESPDVPSEFGSLSFEGMDEDADFNEKIADLIEEEPVPGTLTEDLVQDSGELKIDAPPVQEEEVSFDDLDDMDLDLIPESHEEIVGFDETVSGEVPSPDESVSFDDLDDMDLDLLPDSEEAVPEAGENISSEAPVFDEPVSFDNLDDMDLDILSKPEEAVPESGETISSGVSPVEDSISFDDLDEMDLDLLPDSGEDIPEFEELTGVEPDLSPGDGEPDVSLSAGSFPEIEGFEGSIVLEEDDFPDIAAAEIPDSGSLTDIEDEEFPGELSSGFEVNDEFSDLEDLVEESAVDTLLVEAKELVSEGKYEDAMNLLGGSVLEKSGSADLWIMRGDICAMAEHLTDAIESYERALELDPDNMTAVLSLYRLYKESENYYDAAELLDSYIKKNPEDSHLWFEKGWLSEKSGDFGEALMDYDQAISLDAGCTRAVASKALLLMREKRPEEALECYDLLIEIKPGNAAVHHSRGLVLKVMGEYDEAIDSFKEAIRLDPSDSDTLLEVAILLLETGRFKDALGYYNRLIDSGFEGSEVFSGQGDAYLALGMSGEALSSYERAIDAGGNILGALKGRAEILAASGNPAEAVEAYNSVLEINPMDTDVLRKLAALYEDAGHPGQALTAYDRILIADPENSYAISGRIKCLVSLERYSEAIPLYDGLIVTSPGRSDLIAGKAFSLAKTGRKDDAVVLYVSALQLEPENVGYLLELVSILSDLGRYGESLSYYDRLISLVPGESGFVMSRALALYTLGRYEDSVADFEKVLRKKPDDTDALINMGTALFRLGDRRAAMVCYKRSIDFDPSLEEEWLMRGISASSFIEWEIDRIHRISESSIIYGSGDAKPKLRASKMEKEDFTQAGTGSVSSPVMESSEYDSVNIPDTRTPTKEQLDDPDYLYKKGVALARRGYYRASLKCFSRIETLTEDCSDAVFSKGIIYAKNGYFNEALDCFDRVLKMNPSHEKAQKAKRMAEIKRKI, encoded by the coding sequence GTGTTCAGCAAATACCGGGTCCTTTATGTCGATTACGATACCAACAGGCTTTCGGTCAGGCTGCCTGATGAACAGAAGTTTATTCCTGCGGCTGCGGCCGAGATAGAAAAACTGATGGATTATGCACATCTTCTTGAAGAGGGAGACATGGAGATATGCGAACCCTCGGAGATCAGTCCGGAGGAATTTATTGAAGGGATAAACAGGTTCTCTGCACCTTCAATGAGATCGTATTCCAAATTTCATCATCCGTCAGATGGTTTTTTTTCTGTGGAATCTCCTGATGTCCCTTCGGAGTTTGGGTCTCTTTCATTCGAAGGAATGGATGAAGATGCGGATTTCAACGAAAAAATCGCGGATCTTATAGAGGAGGAACCGGTTCCCGGGACATTAACGGAGGATCTCGTCCAGGATTCTGGAGAACTTAAGATTGACGCCCCCCCCGTGCAGGAGGAAGAAGTATCCTTTGACGATCTCGACGATATGGATCTCGATCTTATTCCGGAATCCCATGAAGAGATCGTCGGGTTCGATGAAACCGTCTCAGGAGAAGTTCCATCTCCTGACGAATCTGTCTCCTTCGACGATCTTGACGATATGGATCTGGATCTTCTTCCGGATTCGGAGGAAGCTGTTCCCGAAGCCGGTGAAAACATCTCTTCTGAAGCTCCTGTATTTGACGAGCCGGTCTCCTTCGATAATCTGGACGACATGGATCTTGACATTCTCTCCAAACCTGAAGAAGCTGTTCCGGAATCGGGTGAAACGATCTCTTCCGGGGTTTCGCCCGTTGAAGATTCAATCTCCTTCGACGATCTGGATGAGATGGATTTGGATCTTCTTCCGGATTCCGGTGAGGACATTCCTGAATTTGAGGAACTGACAGGTGTAGAGCCGGATCTTTCGCCGGGCGACGGGGAGCCCGATGTTTCTTTATCTGCCGGGAGTTTCCCGGAAATTGAAGGATTTGAGGGAAGTATTGTTCTGGAAGAGGACGATTTCCCTGATATAGCCGCCGCTGAAATTCCAGATTCGGGCTCGTTGACCGATATTGAAGATGAGGAATTCCCTGGAGAACTGTCGTCAGGATTCGAGGTCAATGACGAATTTTCCGATCTTGAAGACCTTGTCGAAGAATCGGCCGTCGATACATTGCTTGTTGAAGCAAAGGAGCTGGTCTCTGAAGGCAAATATGAAGATGCAATGAATCTTCTCGGCGGATCCGTTCTGGAAAAATCGGGATCTGCCGACCTTTGGATCATGAGGGGCGATATCTGCGCCATGGCCGAACACTTAACTGATGCAATCGAGTCATATGAAAGGGCGCTTGAACTGGATCCTGACAATATGACTGCGGTTCTCTCTCTTTACCGTCTTTACAAGGAAAGTGAGAATTATTATGATGCTGCGGAGCTTCTGGATTCATATATCAAAAAGAATCCTGAAGATTCTCATCTCTGGTTCGAAAAGGGATGGCTCAGCGAGAAGAGCGGGGACTTCGGGGAGGCACTTATGGATTACGATCAGGCGATCTCTCTTGATGCAGGATGCACCAGGGCGGTTGCATCCAAAGCGCTGCTCCTGATGAGAGAAAAAAGGCCTGAAGAAGCGCTTGAATGTTATGATCTTCTCATCGAAATAAAGCCCGGGAATGCTGCGGTGCATCATTCACGCGGCCTGGTCCTGAAAGTCATGGGGGAGTATGATGAGGCGATAGACTCGTTTAAAGAAGCGATCCGGCTCGATCCATCCGATTCGGATACACTCCTTGAAGTTGCAATTCTCCTGCTTGAAACGGGACGCTTTAAAGATGCACTCGGTTATTACAACAGGCTCATCGATTCGGGATTTGAAGGAAGCGAAGTGTTTTCAGGGCAGGGAGATGCTTATCTGGCCCTGGGAATGAGCGGAGAAGCATTGTCTTCATATGAGCGTGCAATAGATGCAGGCGGAAATATCCTTGGGGCATTAAAGGGAAGAGCGGAAATTCTTGCAGCATCCGGTAATCCGGCTGAAGCAGTTGAGGCCTATAACAGTGTTCTTGAGATAAACCCCATGGATACGGATGTACTCCGGAAACTTGCCGCTTTATATGAAGATGCAGGTCATCCCGGGCAGGCCCTGACGGCGTACGACAGGATTCTCATAGCAGATCCAGAGAATTCCTATGCTATATCCGGCCGGATTAAGTGTCTTGTTTCACTCGAGCGATATTCCGAAGCTATCCCCCTGTATGACGGCCTCATCGTAACGAGTCCCGGGAGATCGGATCTTATCGCAGGCAAGGCATTCTCACTTGCAAAAACCGGCAGAAAGGATGATGCGGTTGTTTTGTATGTTTCCGCCCTGCAGCTGGAGCCTGAAAATGTCGGATACCTCCTCGAACTTGTATCAATTCTTTCCGACCTCGGAAGATACGGGGAGTCCCTGTCGTACTATGACAGGCTGATCAGTCTCGTTCCGGGGGAGTCAGGTTTTGTGATGTCGAGGGCGCTTGCGTTGTATACCCTCGGCAGGTATGAAGACTCGGTGGCGGACTTTGAAAAAGTTCTCCGGAAAAAGCCTGATGATACCGATGCCCTGATTAATATGGGCACTGCTCTGTTCCGTCTTGGCGACAGGAGGGCGGCGATGGTGTGCTATAAGAGATCCATCGATTTTGATCCGTCTCTTGAAGAAGAATGGCTGATGAGGGGCATCAGTGCTTCTTCATTTATCGAGTGGGAGATTGACAGAATTCACAGGATTTCGGAGTCTTCGATTATTTACGGGTCTGGGGACGCGAAGCCTAAGCTGAGGGCATCCAAGATGGAAAAGGAGGATTTCACGCAGGCCGGCACTGGCTCTGTCTCATCTCCGGTTATGGAATCGTCGGAATACGATTCTGTAAATATTCCTGATACAAGGACGCCGACAAAGGAGCAGCTTGATGATCCGGATTATCTCTATAAGAAAGGTGTGGCACTCGCCCGCAGGGGATACTACAGGGCATCTTTGAAATGTTTCAGCAGGATAGAAACACTGACTGAAGATTGTTCCGATGCAGTCTTTTCAAAAGGAATAATCTATGCCAAAAACGGTTATTTCAATGAAGCGCTTGATTGCTTTGATCGGGTTCTTAAAATGAATCCTTCACATGAAAAGGCGCAGAAGGCAAAACGGATGGCGGAGATTAAGAGAAAAATATAA
- a CDS encoding tetratricopeptide repeat protein, which produces MKVGVRYWYNKGIALLEAELPEKAVECLDRALQEDPENDTIIFKKGIALFYSERLEEAAGIFDEALRKNPENYSALNNKGMILLRLNRIDEAENCFRSAKEISRKSGCVDLNFSLIKKIHIGER; this is translated from the coding sequence ATGAAGGTCGGAGTTAGATACTGGTATAATAAGGGAATTGCTCTTCTGGAGGCGGAGCTGCCGGAGAAAGCTGTCGAATGTCTTGACAGGGCATTGCAAGAAGACCCGGAAAACGACACAATCATATTTAAAAAGGGAATTGCACTTTTTTATTCGGAGAGACTTGAAGAAGCCGCCGGGATCTTCGATGAAGCCCTCAGGAAGAACCCCGAAAACTATTCGGCTTTAAATAACAAAGGGATGATCCTGCTGCGATTAAACAGGATAGATGAAGCCGAAAACTGTTTCAGGAGTGCAAAAGAGATATCACGGAAAAGCGGGTGTGTTGATCTAAACTTCAGCCTGATAAAGAAAATTCATATTGGTGAGCGGTGA